The following are encoded together in the Halodesulfovibrio sp. genome:
- a CDS encoding ATP-binding protein, whose amino-acid sequence MLPAFKRFSKATICFTSYCVLLALCLSPLSNVLNAGSRVPVAYDVFFENTPKSNIVDIAAPQFREVFTPLDKTPIPHSVKRTWIRILIPIEQLERWRMNDFFPFLQFGGKVRRPTTLFYKPATNPQRWKSSVISRCHIPLPETVRSGLAEYYLRIDGKPGMWFRPQISLKDTAMPLFVTSLFFWLFIGLTLGIAGLNFFLAVFTKTESCFWLCAYTLLTTAYYTYGFLPSATVGLEFSTAWTILLPGLALIILPHIGRNLFHDAKCPQSIDRQLWSISFLGVLLAITPLIPGLSAALYYLPVWPAFAALGAIPGYAAIKHKLPGGKRFTAGCLLTALGSFIALLPAYSSDATGILQIMPFAGVAMGMMIFTPIALKGSIAHRSVATDIPTRDITNATQKIIKRISHDLQSPLTTIARMNEKLSDLALPDEGKEALHTIESATHVLQLQLKDLLDLNRADNNRLTLTKRKFYLQLLLNDTHNILLPHIEEKGLTLAWKVAPETPVQFIGDRNRLMQILLNVIGNAIRFSNSGDIVVSVSQMQHTEKTSQLLVTVKDQGRGIPLQNKYDILGRFCQEPEQNTGKYCGSGLGLSVASELVHLMGGFLCIESEPNIGTSISFTLRLEEYSRPEQLATEQEGHTTSQPEHSDAKAETIPQLLVLDSRTEQQDSIAALLDSDLFQLHEGNSAEHVLSTYKSLKPDAVIVATELNEDAIDILAQLSTFTEKKKQSLAPTIAIANSPVSAELLCSAGYTEAFSAPATTEELLSALENLGLYTPPSQKKTPEPSPSEANVLTPSEKNDDPTDSLNMNKETEANESISSELEQEKDHTVEEEAVAQAEALDEPTESAEASEKEEPEHLEEAEEVADATIVEETTHPVLQTSPDEITDDEGGETDASSEPLQESPTHDNAATDLVEEKVDEKQVQAAKLRVTSDNQSALDSITEDHEKGLSNEDLLLTELSNDITALQEKLESPATTANENIQPQIPQIASELNEIFDEIHQHLEQGSTAGVLATTKKMQHQAQQYALREVVKVASCVERAAKAENHEAISTLMPELKTTVMATGRVLEDVYKHSSPVLNNE is encoded by the coding sequence TGGCGAATGAACGACTTCTTTCCTTTCCTCCAATTTGGGGGAAAAGTACGCCGCCCTACTACGCTATTCTACAAACCAGCAACTAACCCACAACGCTGGAAGTCATCTGTTATCTCGAGATGTCATATCCCGCTACCTGAGACTGTTCGATCAGGTCTTGCGGAGTATTACCTCCGCATAGACGGCAAACCCGGTATGTGGTTCCGCCCACAAATATCACTTAAAGATACCGCGATGCCCCTCTTCGTCACTTCGCTATTCTTCTGGCTGTTTATCGGGCTGACACTTGGAATTGCTGGATTGAATTTCTTTCTAGCTGTTTTCACTAAAACTGAAAGCTGTTTCTGGCTTTGCGCCTACACCCTTCTTACAACAGCATATTATACGTATGGCTTTCTCCCTTCTGCTACGGTTGGACTAGAATTTTCCACAGCTTGGACAATTCTTCTCCCTGGATTAGCACTTATTATCTTGCCACACATAGGTCGCAATCTGTTTCATGATGCAAAGTGCCCCCAATCTATTGACCGTCAACTTTGGAGTATCTCATTTCTTGGTGTTCTACTGGCAATAACCCCATTAATCCCCGGGCTGTCAGCTGCCTTATATTATCTTCCAGTATGGCCTGCTTTTGCCGCACTTGGCGCAATTCCCGGCTATGCAGCTATTAAACACAAGCTACCCGGCGGAAAACGCTTCACAGCTGGCTGCCTATTAACAGCTCTCGGTAGCTTCATTGCCTTGCTCCCTGCATACTCTTCGGATGCCACTGGCATATTACAGATTATGCCTTTTGCAGGAGTTGCAATGGGAATGATGATCTTTACACCAATTGCTCTGAAAGGTTCTATTGCCCATCGCTCAGTAGCGACGGACATACCCACAAGAGACATCACGAACGCTACACAAAAAATCATCAAAAGAATCAGTCACGATTTGCAATCCCCACTGACTACTATTGCACGCATGAATGAAAAACTAAGTGACCTTGCGTTACCTGATGAAGGGAAAGAAGCGCTACACACAATTGAATCAGCGACGCATGTTTTGCAATTACAGCTAAAAGATCTTCTTGATCTTAACCGCGCTGATAACAATCGCCTGACACTAACGAAACGTAAATTTTATCTCCAACTTCTTTTGAACGATACACACAACATACTGTTGCCGCATATAGAAGAGAAAGGGTTGACGCTTGCATGGAAAGTTGCACCCGAAACTCCTGTCCAGTTCATCGGTGACAGAAACCGACTTATGCAAATTCTACTCAATGTCATTGGAAATGCCATCCGGTTCAGTAACTCCGGCGACATTGTGGTTTCAGTATCTCAGATGCAGCACACAGAAAAAACAAGCCAACTGCTTGTTACAGTAAAAGATCAAGGGCGGGGTATTCCGCTTCAGAATAAATACGACATACTTGGGCGTTTTTGTCAGGAGCCGGAGCAAAATACCGGAAAATATTGTGGCTCAGGATTAGGGCTAAGTGTTGCCAGCGAGTTAGTACATCTCATGGGCGGTTTCCTCTGTATTGAATCCGAACCCAACATTGGAACTTCTATTTCCTTCACCCTTCGGCTGGAAGAATATTCTCGACCAGAACAGCTTGCTACCGAACAAGAAGGGCATACAACTTCACAACCGGAACACAGTGATGCGAAAGCAGAAACTATTCCGCAACTGCTTGTTCTTGATTCACGCACAGAACAGCAAGATTCAATTGCGGCACTGCTTGATTCTGATCTGTTTCAATTGCATGAAGGTAATTCTGCTGAACACGTGCTTTCGACATACAAGTCACTAAAACCAGATGCCGTTATTGTTGCCACAGAGCTCAATGAAGATGCTATCGACATTCTAGCGCAACTTTCTACCTTTACAGAGAAAAAAAAGCAGAGCTTAGCGCCGACCATCGCGATAGCGAATAGCCCTGTCAGTGCCGAATTACTTTGCAGCGCTGGATACACAGAAGCCTTTTCCGCACCAGCAACGACAGAAGAACTCCTGTCAGCCTTAGAGAATCTAGGTCTCTACACACCACCTTCTCAAAAGAAAACGCCAGAGCCTTCTCCTTCGGAAGCAAATGTACTTACGCCTAGTGAAAAGAATGATGACCCCACAGATTCTCTCAACATGAATAAAGAGACTGAAGCAAACGAATCAATTTCATCTGAGCTAGAGCAAGAAAAAGATCATACAGTTGAAGAAGAAGCAGTAGCGCAAGCAGAGGCACTCGACGAACCTACCGAGTCTGCCGAAGCCTCTGAAAAAGAAGAGCCTGAACATTTAGAAGAAGCTGAGGAGGTTGCAGACGCTACTATCGTTGAAGAGACAACGCACCCCGTGCTTCAAACTTCTCCAGACGAAATCACAGATGACGAAGGTGGTGAGACTGATGCTTCTTCAGAGCCACTCCAAGAAAGTCCTACCCATGATAATGCGGCAACGGATCTTGTTGAAGAAAAAGTAGACGAGAAACAAGTGCAAGCGGCAAAGCTTCGTGTCACCTCTGACAACCAATCTGCCCTTGATAGCATCACTGAAGATCATGAAAAGGGATTATCTAACGAAGATCTGTTGCTAACAGAACTTTCAAACGACATAACCGCCCTACAAGAAAAGTTGGAGTCTCCAGCAACAACCGCAAATGAGAATATTCAGCCACAAATTCCGCAGATTGCATCTGAATTAAACGAAATTTTTGATGAGATACATCAACATCTCGAACAAGGAAGTACTGCCGGAGTGTTAGCTACTACAAAAAAAATGCAACATCAGGCTCAACAATATGCATTACGTGAAGTAGTTAAAGTTGCGAGCTGTGTAGAGCGGGCAGCCAAAGCAGAAAATCATGAAGCAATCAGCACACTTATGCCAGAACTCAAGACGACAGTCATGGCAACGGGAAGGGTGCTTGAAGACGTATATAAACACAGTTCACCCGTATTGAATAATGAGTAA
- a CDS encoding TetR/AcrR family transcriptional regulator, translating into MKRDIILDTAARLFAERGFSNTPTSLLAKEAGVAEGTIFRHFRTKDDIFLTLITNVKNQLIDDIEKYLEVREPENALEKVESVIKSFYVFVKKNHMEFSLIFRDAPTRYCGNSEDFFMQIKEIYAYVTGYLCDSIEEGKLDGSILADIDAQETADMLMATMVGLVRGMHFGFIEPSDNMLKTVLRNFKKVLC; encoded by the coding sequence ATGAAACGCGATATTATTCTTGATACTGCTGCACGTCTTTTTGCAGAACGTGGATTTAGCAACACACCTACCAGTCTTCTCGCCAAAGAAGCTGGTGTTGCAGAAGGTACAATCTTCCGTCACTTCCGTACAAAAGATGATATTTTTCTCACACTTATTACAAACGTAAAAAACCAGCTTATTGATGATATTGAAAAATATCTCGAAGTACGCGAGCCGGAAAATGCGCTTGAAAAAGTTGAATCTGTAATTAAATCTTTTTACGTCTTCGTTAAAAAGAACCACATGGAATTCTCCCTGATTTTCCGCGATGCACCAACTCGCTACTGCGGCAACAGTGAAGATTTCTTTATGCAGATTAAAGAAATTTATGCATATGTTACTGGCTACCTGTGTGATTCTATCGAAGAAGGTAAGCTAGACGGTTCCATCCTTGCGGATATTGATGCTCAGGAAACAGCAGATATGCTTATGGCGACCATGGTAGGTCTTGTTCGCGGTATGCATTTCGGCTTTATTGAGCCATCAGACAACATGCTCAAAACTGTTTTGCGGAATTTTAAAAAAGTTCTCTGCTAA
- a CDS encoding FCD domain-containing protein, translating to MYQQVKCLQQNCIGSCGRSESKYEFSTRLQDIIQVQYAIETALLESVIRNATRDGIGRLRELVSQQKDVLHSEIETKLVLRKLYEELFAQASNCMLSMLESQLVSMFEEGRDLYMSVAFNRRTLYEHNRKILCCVEALDEVGACAALRGQLLRMNTYYSVYL from the coding sequence GTGTATCAGCAAGTGAAATGTCTTCAGCAGAATTGTATCGGTTCATGTGGTCGGAGCGAAAGCAAGTACGAGTTTAGCACCCGTTTGCAGGATATAATTCAAGTACAGTATGCGATTGAAACTGCTTTGCTTGAATCTGTCATTAGAAATGCAACACGCGATGGCATCGGGCGCTTGCGAGAACTTGTTTCTCAGCAGAAGGATGTATTGCATTCGGAAATAGAAACAAAACTTGTGTTGCGAAAATTGTATGAGGAGCTGTTTGCACAGGCTTCAAACTGTATGCTCTCCATGTTGGAATCGCAGCTCGTCTCTATGTTTGAAGAGGGTCGAGACCTGTATATGTCCGTGGCGTTTAACCGCAGAACTCTTTATGAACACAATAGAAAGATTCTTTGTTGTGTAGAGGCGCTAGATGAAGTTGGAGCCTGCGCTGCATTGCGTGGGCAGTTGTTACGGATGAATACGTATTACTCTGTGTATCTTTAA
- a CDS encoding major capsid protein: MGATLKELATVHSAKQPQQVDSLTEEAPILGVIPFEEASHGLWNMYEDVTDIEGAGWVEMNAPLPSVDVTSDLKKVDLSILGGEIECPEDTARMFGNKEAYFARKLPKIIRKSGMAAERRIIYDNFLRWAADNKRLMSAGASTDDCYSIVAVRFVSGETMGLYSSESFKKGTLLDVQPINGGQLYKATSGKHEGVLCYGCRLKAYFGLQIGKEHSVSALVNINKSNKPTAMMIDDLLADVRATSGTTYLFMHGKAQTLLNEHKGKSLQVLAGGRDLDRQITHWNGVEIVSSYNFLDGTEAARTL, from the coding sequence ATGGGTGCAACACTAAAAGAGCTTGCAACAGTTCACAGTGCGAAACAGCCGCAGCAGGTAGACAGCCTAACAGAAGAAGCACCAATTCTTGGTGTCATTCCGTTTGAAGAAGCCTCTCATGGTTTGTGGAACATGTATGAAGATGTGACCGATATTGAAGGGGCTGGCTGGGTAGAAATGAATGCTCCGCTTCCAAGTGTGGATGTGACCAGTGACCTTAAAAAGGTCGATTTATCCATCCTTGGTGGTGAAATTGAGTGCCCTGAAGATACAGCACGTATGTTCGGCAACAAAGAAGCATATTTTGCCCGTAAGTTGCCGAAGATTATTCGTAAATCCGGCATGGCTGCGGAACGTCGTATTATTTATGACAATTTCCTTCGCTGGGCTGCGGACAATAAACGACTGATGAGTGCCGGTGCATCAACCGATGATTGCTACTCTATCGTTGCGGTGCGTTTTGTGTCCGGCGAAACAATGGGACTTTACTCCAGTGAAAGCTTTAAAAAAGGTACGCTGCTTGATGTTCAGCCTATCAACGGTGGTCAGCTTTACAAAGCTACATCTGGCAAACATGAAGGTGTGCTCTGCTACGGCTGTCGACTTAAAGCGTACTTCGGTTTGCAGATCGGTAAAGAACATTCTGTTTCAGCACTGGTCAATATTAACAAATCCAATAAACCGACAGCGATGATGATTGATGACCTGCTTGCTGATGTGCGTGCAACCTCCGGCACTACGTACCTCTTTATGCATGGTAAAGCGCAGACTTTGCTTAATGAACATAAAGGCAAGTCACTTCAGGTGCTTGCTGGTGGCAGAGATCTTGATCGTCAGATTACCCATTGGAACGGCGTAGAAATTGTAAGTTCCTACAACTTCCTCGACGGCACTGAAGCAGCACGAACCTTGTAA
- a CDS encoding portal protein: protein MSQSLLKTVRNTSAFLEAQRQDWEPAWRDVSQYVVPHKGVFSFSGSGGSTRFSTKIIDGTASRAIRILAAGMQSGLTSPAQPWFRLRLMEKDLMEFSQVRLWLDKVENLIYNELAHAGFYQAAHSMYSELAAFGSADMYMASDDQKLFSFSCLTCGEFAWASDRYGKIDTVLRRTKMTARQLATQFGEDALSATAKRMLARDPYSMIEVGHLICPREGKNFAGKGNGQPQLAGSKNMPWASIVFEMGTDATTVLNESGFMEFPHLCGRWDVTGMDTYGYSPAMDVMPDVKMLQEMAKSQLLAVHKVVNPPMRVPAGYKQRLNLIPGAQNFVNSTQQDAVSPLYQINPDIQAVSYKIDDVRRGIREGFFNDLFLMFTGEGRSNITATEVLERSQEKMVMLGPVIERHQTEILDPLLARMLGVLQRSGRLPVAPPELEGRGLQVEYVSVLAQAQKLASSNAIRQLTEQVGRMATVAPSVLDKLDFDQCVDELASTAGVPARILRSDEEVATLRNAAKEQAETMQMPEHIGKLASAVSSVVDATKDSPEILEALVASAGSDAGAESQKLVQEAMQLAGR from the coding sequence ATGTCGCAATCATTATTAAAAACCGTTCGTAACACGTCTGCGTTTCTTGAAGCGCAGCGACAGGACTGGGAACCCGCATGGCGTGATGTTTCTCAGTATGTAGTTCCGCATAAAGGTGTTTTTTCTTTTTCCGGTTCGGGCGGAAGTACACGGTTCAGTACTAAAATTATTGATGGAACCGCCTCGCGAGCTATCCGTATTCTTGCGGCAGGAATGCAAAGCGGGCTGACCTCTCCGGCGCAGCCATGGTTCAGACTGCGGCTTATGGAAAAAGACTTGATGGAGTTCTCACAAGTCCGGCTGTGGCTCGATAAGGTAGAGAACCTGATTTATAATGAACTCGCACATGCCGGTTTTTATCAGGCAGCACACAGTATGTACTCGGAACTGGCAGCGTTCGGTTCAGCAGATATGTACATGGCTTCAGATGACCAAAAGCTGTTCAGCTTTTCGTGTCTGACATGTGGTGAGTTTGCATGGGCATCCGACAGATACGGAAAAATTGATACAGTACTGCGCCGTACAAAAATGACTGCACGCCAGCTGGCAACACAGTTTGGTGAAGATGCATTGTCAGCGACCGCTAAAAGGATGCTTGCTCGTGATCCATACAGCATGATTGAAGTCGGTCATTTAATATGTCCACGCGAAGGAAAAAACTTTGCCGGTAAAGGCAACGGGCAGCCTCAGCTTGCGGGAAGTAAAAACATGCCGTGGGCGTCCATCGTTTTTGAAATGGGAACAGATGCAACTACCGTCTTGAATGAAAGTGGTTTTATGGAGTTCCCGCATCTGTGTGGACGATGGGATGTCACCGGTATGGATACATACGGGTATTCTCCGGCAATGGATGTAATGCCCGATGTGAAAATGTTGCAGGAAATGGCGAAAAGTCAGCTGCTTGCGGTGCATAAAGTGGTTAATCCGCCTATGCGGGTTCCGGCAGGATACAAGCAGCGTCTTAATCTTATTCCCGGTGCGCAGAACTTTGTGAACAGTACGCAGCAGGATGCTGTTTCACCGTTGTATCAGATTAATCCCGATATTCAGGCTGTTTCATATAAAATTGATGATGTGCGCCGAGGCATTCGTGAAGGGTTCTTTAACGATCTATTCTTAATGTTCACGGGTGAAGGGCGCAGCAACATTACCGCAACAGAGGTGCTTGAGCGCAGTCAGGAAAAAATGGTCATGCTTGGTCCTGTCATTGAAAGGCATCAGACTGAAATTCTTGATCCCTTATTGGCTCGCATGCTTGGGGTGCTGCAACGCTCTGGTCGCTTGCCAGTAGCTCCACCGGAGTTGGAAGGAAGAGGGTTGCAGGTTGAATATGTTTCAGTTCTTGCACAGGCGCAAAAACTTGCCAGTTCAAATGCCATTCGCCAGCTGACAGAGCAGGTTGGAAGAATGGCAACAGTAGCCCCTTCTGTTTTGGATAAGCTTGATTTTGATCAATGCGTTGATGAGCTTGCTTCAACAGCGGGTGTGCCAGCCAGAATCCTTCGTTCTGACGAGGAGGTGGCTACCCTGCGCAATGCTGCCAAGGAGCAGGCAGAAACAATGCAGATGCCGGAGCATATTGGAAAGCTGGCAAGTGCCGTTTCATCAGTTGTTGATGCCACAAAAGATTCACCAGAGATTCTTGAAGCGCTTGTAGCATCCGCTGGAAGTGACGCTGGAGCAGAATCTCAAAAGCTTGTTCAGGAAGCAATGCAACTGGCTGGGCGATAG
- a CDS encoding M23 family metallopeptidase: MKSYFLKEQHKDYLFFTIALLLIISTFAPLTFAHASATVNAAIEERYNLSNLISGWKQINPKSTPSKGHAPENTKLKTVTIKVKKGDTLYRVLRKAGVSLQQQRKIVAITSKQKAFHFDVGLQLKLTMRTSPETKKKEVTLLSVQLDNKKCYAIRLQSDGSFKAAIERTQYKGQLQHARGTIKNTFVQDAQYAGLPASLAAKAHKLLTQRKKLTKKDLKNSDFEVIYEVYPKESGIPPRIQYVRLDGVYSMQLFFFEGKSGSSYYDADGNTIVSKGKIKLVDNARLSSKFGYRNHPVLKRRILHKGIDYAAPTGTPIHAAADGTIEFVGRKGGYGKHIAMRHDKSTKTTYSHLHKYKKGLKSGAKVKAGDVIGYVGSTGRSTGPHLHFEVHKNGKAVDPLKAELPRPSKLEGTELAEFKLSQVRMFLQVAKQRLMKSALASLKPEAIAKAAL, translated from the coding sequence ATGAAAAGTTACTTTTTAAAAGAACAACACAAGGATTATTTGTTTTTTACCATTGCGTTACTACTAATCATCTCTACTTTTGCACCACTTACATTCGCACACGCTTCAGCGACAGTTAACGCAGCAATTGAAGAACGCTACAATCTTTCCAATCTCATCAGTGGTTGGAAACAAATCAATCCAAAGAGCACACCCTCCAAGGGGCATGCTCCGGAAAACACCAAGCTGAAAACCGTTACCATCAAGGTAAAGAAAGGAGATACCCTGTACAGGGTGCTTAGAAAAGCAGGTGTTTCGCTTCAGCAACAGCGTAAAATCGTTGCTATCACTTCCAAGCAGAAAGCTTTCCACTTCGATGTGGGGTTACAGTTAAAACTCACAATGAGAACTTCTCCTGAAACGAAGAAAAAGGAAGTAACGTTACTCAGCGTGCAGTTGGACAACAAAAAATGTTATGCCATCAGACTGCAATCGGACGGAAGCTTTAAAGCTGCAATTGAACGTACTCAGTACAAGGGGCAATTGCAGCACGCACGGGGAACCATCAAAAACACCTTTGTGCAAGATGCACAATATGCTGGACTCCCTGCTTCTCTCGCTGCAAAAGCACACAAGCTGCTTACACAGAGAAAGAAACTCACTAAAAAAGACTTAAAAAACTCTGACTTTGAAGTTATTTACGAAGTCTACCCCAAAGAATCCGGAATTCCTCCTCGTATACAATATGTACGATTAGACGGAGTATATTCAATGCAACTCTTCTTTTTTGAAGGGAAATCCGGTTCTTCCTACTACGATGCAGACGGGAATACCATCGTAAGTAAGGGCAAAATCAAACTTGTAGACAATGCCCGTCTCAGCTCCAAGTTTGGCTACCGTAATCATCCAGTCCTTAAACGCAGAATACTGCATAAAGGGATTGACTATGCCGCCCCAACAGGAACTCCTATCCATGCGGCAGCAGACGGTACAATTGAGTTTGTCGGGCGCAAAGGTGGATATGGTAAACACATCGCCATGCGTCACGATAAGTCAACCAAGACAACATACTCGCATCTACATAAGTACAAAAAAGGACTTAAATCCGGCGCTAAAGTAAAAGCTGGTGATGTGATCGGGTACGTTGGCTCAACCGGCCGTTCAACCGGCCCGCACTTACACTTTGAAGTGCACAAGAACGGGAAAGCCGTAGATCCGCTTAAAGCAGAACTGCCCCGCCCTTCCAAGCTTGAGGGTACAGAACTTGCTGAGTTCAAACTCTCTCAGGTGCGGATGTTTCTACAGGTTGCCAAGCAACGTCTTATGAAAAGCGCTCTGGCCTCTCTGAAGCCAGAAGCTATAGCGAAGGCAGCCTTATAA
- a CDS encoding sodium:alanine symporter family protein, translated as MESFMSWLEMIDGWVWGPVMLTLLVGTGLLLTIMLKGLQFRKLGYSLYLALIKRKDDDAEDGDISNFEALMTALSATVGTGNIAGVATAIAVGGPGALFWMWVTGLVGMATKFGEAVLAVKYRVKDENGEMCGGPMYYIARGLGWKGLGTAFAFFAAVAAFGIGNMVQSNSVALAVKDTFGIDPLIVGIVLAILSALVVLGGIKSIGKVTSILIPIMIVFYVGGALFILLTNVEKIGPAFGLVFEYAFNPVAASGGFAGATVAAAIRFGVARGVFSNESGLGSAPIAAAAAQTKHPVDQALVSMTQTFIDTIVICTMTGLVIIMFNWDSGLTSSSLTTEAFRLGFEGGQYIVTIGLILFAYSTILGWCYYGEKSIEYLLGEGAVKPYRIVYIAAILFGSVQKVGLVWTLADIFNGLMALPNLIGLIFLSPVIVRETREYFAMKEGVAPEALRHADK; from the coding sequence ATGGAAAGCTTTATGTCATGGCTGGAGATGATCGACGGGTGGGTATGGGGCCCTGTAATGCTGACTCTGTTGGTTGGTACTGGTCTCTTGCTTACAATTATGCTGAAGGGCTTACAGTTTAGAAAACTAGGCTATTCTTTGTATCTTGCGCTTATTAAACGCAAAGATGATGATGCCGAAGATGGTGACATTTCAAACTTCGAAGCCCTTATGACCGCTCTTTCTGCAACTGTTGGTACTGGTAACATTGCTGGTGTTGCTACCGCGATTGCGGTTGGTGGTCCTGGTGCTCTTTTCTGGATGTGGGTTACCGGTCTTGTAGGTATGGCTACTAAGTTTGGTGAAGCTGTGCTTGCTGTTAAATACCGCGTAAAAGATGAAAACGGTGAAATGTGTGGTGGTCCGATGTATTACATCGCCCGTGGTCTTGGCTGGAAAGGTCTTGGCACCGCATTCGCGTTTTTCGCTGCTGTTGCTGCATTCGGAATCGGTAACATGGTACAGTCTAACTCTGTAGCACTTGCTGTTAAAGATACTTTTGGTATTGATCCACTTATTGTCGGAATTGTACTTGCAATTCTTTCTGCCCTCGTAGTTCTCGGTGGTATTAAGTCTATTGGTAAAGTTACTTCTATTCTTATCCCGATTATGATTGTCTTCTATGTTGGTGGCGCATTATTTATTCTGCTCACCAATGTCGAAAAAATTGGCCCTGCTTTCGGGCTTGTTTTTGAATACGCATTTAACCCTGTTGCAGCTTCCGGTGGTTTTGCTGGTGCAACAGTAGCAGCTGCAATCCGATTTGGTGTTGCTCGCGGTGTATTCTCTAACGAATCCGGTCTTGGTTCTGCTCCGATTGCTGCTGCAGCAGCACAGACTAAACACCCTGTAGATCAGGCTCTCGTTTCTATGACCCAGACTTTCATTGATACTATCGTTATCTGTACAATGACTGGTCTTGTTATCATTATGTTTAACTGGGATTCTGGTCTTACAAGTTCATCCCTTACTACCGAAGCATTCCGCCTTGGTTTCGAAGGTGGACAGTACATCGTAACCATTGGTCTTATTCTCTTTGCGTACTCCACCATCCTCGGTTGGTGTTACTACGGTGAGAAGTCTATTGAATACCTCCTTGGCGAAGGTGCAGTAAAACCATACCGCATTGTCTACATTGCAGCTATTCTCTTTGGTTCCGTACAGAAAGTTGGTCTTGTTTGGACTCTGGCAGATATCTTTAACGGTCTGATGGCTCTTCCAAACCTTATTGGTCTTATCTTCCTCAGTCCTGTTATTGTTCGTGAAACTCGCGAATACTTCGCAATGAAAGAAGGTGTAGCACCTGAAGCTTTGCGTCATGCTGATAAGTAA
- a CDS encoding IS481 family transposase: MTTYNQNVIKHKVGLLNLAEELGNISKACKLMGYSRDTFYRYQAAKEEGGVEALLDKSRKKPNLKNRVEREVEDAVVEFATSYPAHGQTRTSNELRKKGIFVSPSGVRSIWLRHDLHNFKLRLTALEKLSAEKGIVLTEAQVQALERKKDDDSAHGEIETAHPGYLGSQDTFYVGTIKGVGRIYQQTFVDTYSKWAAAKLYTTKTPITAADMLNDKVLPFFEEQEMGILRILTDRGTEYCGNREQHDYQLFLGISNIEHTKTKARHPQTNGICERFHKTVLNEFYQVAFRRKVYSSLDDLQTDLDLWLLEYHTERTHQGKMCCSRTPFETMMDAKHLWTQHVVNLN, encoded by the coding sequence ATGACAACTTACAATCAAAACGTCATAAAGCACAAGGTCGGACTTCTTAACTTAGCTGAAGAGTTGGGGAATATTTCAAAAGCGTGCAAGTTAATGGGCTACTCCCGAGACACCTTCTATCGGTATCAAGCGGCAAAGGAGGAAGGCGGTGTCGAAGCACTTCTTGATAAAAGCCGAAAAAAACCAAATTTAAAGAATCGGGTAGAGCGTGAAGTTGAAGATGCAGTAGTTGAATTTGCTACCTCTTATCCAGCTCATGGGCAAACAAGGACAAGTAACGAACTACGCAAGAAAGGAATCTTTGTTTCGCCTTCTGGTGTTAGATCAATCTGGCTCCGACACGACCTTCACAACTTTAAGCTGCGTCTCACTGCTCTTGAGAAGCTTTCTGCAGAAAAAGGTATCGTTCTGACAGAGGCACAAGTTCAAGCCTTGGAACGCAAGAAGGATGATGACAGTGCCCACGGTGAAATCGAAACGGCTCACCCTGGCTATCTAGGAAGCCAAGACACTTTTTACGTTGGCACCATTAAGGGTGTCGGGCGAATATACCAACAGACCTTCGTCGATACCTATTCAAAATGGGCTGCTGCGAAGCTCTATACTACCAAAACGCCTATTACAGCCGCCGACATGCTCAACGACAAAGTTCTTCCATTCTTTGAAGAGCAAGAAATGGGTATATTACGTATTCTAACTGATCGCGGGACAGAGTATTGCGGGAATCGAGAGCAACATGACTATCAGCTTTTCTTAGGTATCAGTAATATTGAACACACTAAAACAAAAGCAAGGCACCCGCAGACCAACGGAATTTGCGAGCGCTTCCATAAAACCGTTTTAAATGAATTCTATCAAGTTGCTTTCAGGCGAAAAGTATACTCAAGCCTCGATGACTTGCAAACAGATCTTGATCTGTGGCTACTTGAATATCATACCGAGAGAACGCATCAAGGCAAAATGTGTTGCAGTAGAACGCCATTTGAAACTATGATGGATGCAAAGCATCTTTGGACGCAACATGTCGTAAATCTCAATTAA